A DNA window from Brassica napus cultivar Da-Ae chromosome A4, Da-Ae, whole genome shotgun sequence contains the following coding sequences:
- the LOC125608195 gene encoding uncharacterized protein LOC125608195: MIHEFNLALLGKQLWRLVQFPDSLVARVLRGRYYRLSSPLRIGAVDSPSYVWTSIIAARKLLLLGIRNKVHSGYEINAWQDPWIPTVPARPAYPRVPVVNPKMTVSDLIDVESKEWNVRALKQYVDQEDIPTIQSLAISPTHRHDTFCWSYIKNGQYTIKSGYWVATNILRDVGEKEVVEPSITKLQAFAWKVDAPQKICHLIWQLISGQVAVTRNLVRRNMQCDNYCPRCGEAEETVTHAIFECPPAVQAWALSSTPTSAQTFPTSSIYTNMDYLFWRKNSIMGPENDRDPYPWIIWYIWKARNNKLFRGIDRDPLELVRYAESECQAWYNAKESIHAPTQTQMGEDTQALSLENICMVDSSWTSTDQFSGIGWMWKDERGKIQLMGMRNLRRRETSLHSELEALKWAMESMLQHLTCQRFGTDCKDLIAMVVDPQAWPKFATELEVIQLLKMCYPDFKIEYFPRVQNGIDDSLARNARSFHRSLCFVGCSIPA, translated from the coding sequence ATGATTCATGAGTTTAATCTAGCTCTTTTAGGGAAGCAGCTTTGGCGGCTTGTACAATTCCCAGACTCACTAGTGGCGAGAGTCCTCCGGGGAAGATACTATCGGCTGAGTTCGCCTTTGCGGATCGGTGCAGTGGATAGCCCATCATATGTGTGGACGAGTATCATAGCGGCAAGGAAACTATTGCTTTTGGGTATCAGGAATAAAGTTCATTCAGGATATGAAATTAATGCTTGGCAAGATCCATGGATTCCCACGGTTCCAGCAAGGCCGGCTTACCCTAGAGTCCCAGTAGTTAATCCAAAGATGACAGTCAGTGATCTTATTGATGTTGAGTCAAAGGAGTGGAATGTTCGAGCATTGAAGCAGTATGTAGACCAGGAAGACATACCAACGATTCAGAGTCTGGCCATAAGCCCAACTCACCGACACGATACTTTCTGCTGGAGCTATATCAAAAATGGACAATATACtattaaatctggatattgggtagCAACAAATATATTGAGAGATGTTGGGGAAAAAGAAGTTGTCGAGCCCAGCATAACcaaacttcaagcctttgcttggaaagtCGATGCACCACAAAAAatttgtcatcttatatggcaactaATTTCAGGGCAGGTAGCTGTCACAAGGAATTTGGTACGTCGTAATATGCAATGTGATAATTATTGCCCAAGGTGTGGAGAAGCTGAAGAGACGGTTACTCATGCGAtttttgaatgtccaccggCAGTACAAGCATGGGCACTGTCATCAACACCGACAAGCGCTCAAACATTCCCGACTTCGAGCATTTATACCAATATGGACTACCTATTTTGGAGGAAGAATAGTATTATGGGGCCAGAAAATGACAGAGACCCATATCCTTGGATAatctggtacatttggaaagcgAGGAACAACAAACTGTTCAGAGGTATAGACAGAGACCCTTTGGAGTTAGTAAgatatgcagagagtgaatgcCAGGCATGGTACAATGCAAAGGAATCTATACATGCTCCTACACAGACACAAATGGGTGAAGATACACAAGCCTTAAGCTTGGAGaatatttgtatggtggatAGTTCATGGACCTCTACGGATCAATTCAGTGGAATTGGATGGATGTGGAAGGATGAGAGAGGGAAGATCCAATTAATGGGGATGAGGAATCTAAGGAGGCGAGAGACATCACTACACTCTGAATTGGAAGCTCTAAAAtgggcaatggagagcatgCTACAGCACTTGACATGTCAGAGATTTGGGACAGATTGTAAGGATCTGATAGCAATGGTAGTGGATCCACAAGCATGGCCAAAGTTCGCAACCGAGCTAGAGGTCATTCAACTTCTGAAGATGTGTTATCCGGATTTCAAGATCGAATACTTCCCAAGAGTGCAAAATGGAATTGATGATTCATTAGCTAGGAATGCCCGATCTTTTCATAGGTCTTTGTGctttgttggttgttctattccggccTAG
- the LOC106446461 gene encoding probable LRR receptor-like serine/threonine-protein kinase At4g37250, with the protein MKTELVSPILFFFSFSCLLLVSSGLNSDGVLLMSFKYSVLLDPLSLLQSWSYDHDNPCSWRGVLCNNDFRVVTLSLPNSKLAGSIPSDLGFLQNLQSLDLSNNSLNGSLPVEFFAAGELRFLDLSNNLFSGEIPATVGDMHNLQTLNLSDNILAGKLPANLASLGSLTEVSLKNNYFSGELPGGWRSVQFLDISSNLINGSLPPDFSGDSLRYLNVSYNQISGEVPPDVGDAFPRNATVDFSFNNLTGSIPDSPVFLNQKSISFSGNPGLCGAPTRNPCPIPSSPAAVTPTSTPALAAIPKTFGSNPESDSVGPENNKSNNRTGLRPGVIIGIIVGDIAGIGILALVFFYVYRYKKKNNMQKNTHSLEANEVKDTTSLSPSSSTTTSSSSPEQSNRFVKWSCLRKSQETDETEEEDEEEEHQGPGEAKKGTLVTIDGGEKELDVETLLKASAYILGATGSSIMYKTVLEDGTVLAVRRLGENGMSQQRRFKDFEAHVRAIGKLVHPNLVRLRGFYWGTDEKLVIYDFVPNGSLVNARYRKGGSSPCHLPWETRLKIAKGLARGLAYLHEKKHVHGHLKPSNILLGQDMEPKIGDFGLERLLAGDTSYNRASGSSRIFSSKRSASASTREFGPTPSPSPSSVGPVSPYCAPESLRNLKPNPKWDVFGFGVILLELLTGKIVSVDEVGIGNGLTVDDGNRALIMADVAIRSELEGKEDLLLGLFKLGYSCASQVPQKRPTMKDALVVFERFPMSSSAKSPSYRYGHY; encoded by the exons ATGAAAACAGAATTAGTTTCACcgatcttgttcttcttctcattcTCTTGTCTCCTTCTTGTCTCCTCAGGTTTAAACTCTGATGGAGTTCTCTTGATGAGTTTCAAATACTCCGTTCTTCTTGATCCTCTGTCTTTGTTGCAATCATGGAGCTACGATCACGACAATCCCTGTTCGTGGCGAGGTGTGTTGTGTAATAACGACTTCAGAGTTGTGACCTTGTCTCTCCCAAACTCCAAGCTCGCCGGTTCGATTCCTTCCGATCTGGGTTTCCTCCAAAACCTCCAAAGCCTCGATCTTTCCAACAATTCGCTCAACGGGTCCTTACCGGTTGAGTTTTTCGCCGCCGGTGAGCTCCGGTTTCTAGACCTCTCAAACAACTTGTTCTCCGGCGAGATCCCCGCGACGGTCGGCGATATGCACAACCTCCAGACGTTAAATCTCTCCGATAATATCTTGGCGGGAAAGTTACCGGCCAATTTGGCGTCTCTTGGAAGCTTAACGgaggtttctctgaagaacaacTATTTCTCCGGCGAGCTTCCCGGCGGATGGAGATCGGTTCAGTTTCTAGACATCTCCTCGAATCTGATCAACGGTTCATTACCGCCGGATTTCTCCGGCGACAGTCTCCGGTACCTGAATGTCTCCTACAACCAAATCTCCGGCGAGGTTCCTCCCGATGTCGGCGACGCTTTCCCTCGCAACGCCACCGTGGATTTCTCTTTCAACAATCTAACCGGTTCGATCCCAGATTCTCCGGTTTTCCTTAACCAGAAATCAATTTCGTTTTCCGGAAACCCGGGTTTATGCGGAGCTCCGACCCGGAACCCATGTCCTATTCCCTCCTCTCCAGCCGCCGTCACACCGACGTCTACGCCTGCACTCGCAGCCATACCGAAAACATTCGGGTCAAATCCAGAATCTGACTCGGTCGGACCGGAAAACAATAAGTCAAATAACCGAACCGGTTTAAGACCGGGGGTTATAATCGGGATCATAGTCGGAGATATCGCCGGAATCGGAATCCTCGCTCTTGTCTTCTTCTACGTCTACAGatacaagaagaagaataacATGCAGAAGAACACACACAGTTTAGAAGCTAACGAGGTTAAAGACACAACTTCGTTATCACCATCATCGTCAACAACTACGTCCTCTTCCTCTCCAGAACAATCTAATAGATTCGTGAAATGGTCATGTCTACGTAAGAGTCAAGAAACAGATGAAACCGAAGAGGAAGACGAAGAGGAAGAACATCAAGGGCCAGGAGAGGCCAAGAAAGGGACGTTGGTGACCATTGATGGAGGAGAGAAGGAGCTCGATGTAGAAACTTTGCTTAAAGCCTCTGCTTACATTTTAGGAGCAACTGGTTCGAGTATAATGTACAAGACGGTTCTCGAGGACGGTACGGTTCTAGCTGTTCGTCGGTTAGGTGAGAACGGTATGAGTCAACAACGCCGGTTTAAGGACTTTGAGGCACATGTGCGAGCGATTGGTAAATTAGTACACCCGAATTTGGTTCGTCTTCGTGGATTCTATTGGGGCACCGACGAAAAATTGGTCATTTACGATTTTGTCCCTAATGGAAGTCTCGTCAACGCACGTTACA GGAAAGGAGGGTCGTCGCCGTGCCATTTACCATGGGAGACTCGGCTCAAGATAGCAAAAGGTTTGGCTCGTGGGCTTGCTTACCTTCACGAGAAGAAACACGTGCACGGTCACTTAAAGCCTAGTAACATACTTTTGGGGCAAGACATGGAGCCTAAGATTGGTGATTTTGGTCTCGAAAGGCTTCTTGCTGGAGATACTAGCTATAACCGAGCTAGTGGGTCATCTAGAATTTTCAGTAGCAAGCGATCAGCATCAGCGTCCACACGTGAATTCGGGCCTACACCGAGCCCAAGTCCAAGCTCGGTCGGGCCAGTATCGCCTTATTGCGCACCTGAGTCGCTCCGCAACctcaaaccgaacccgaaatgGGACGTTTTCGGGTTCGGAGTGATCCTCCTCGAGCTTCTTACAGGGAAAATCGTGTCGGTAGATGAGGTCGGGATTGGAAATGGACTGACGGTAGATGATGGGAACCGTGCGCTGATCATGGCTGATGTGGCGATCCGGTCCGAGTTGGAAGGCAAAGAAGACTTGTTACTTGGTCTATTCAAGTTGGGTTATAGTTGTGCATCTCAAGTTCCACAAAAGAGACCAACCATGAAGGATGCTTTAGTAGTATTTGAGAGATTCCCTATGAGTTCTTCGGCTAAGTCTCCATCGTACCGTTACGGACACTATTAA
- the LOC106446462 gene encoding protein RER1C-like yields the protein MESEPTVGVSASAPPPAATDDLQSSNASSPADAAARLIHAVEQRQQHLLDKTVPHVLYRWIACLVVVLIYFVRVYLVEGFYIITYAIGIYLLNLIIAFLSPREDPEASLTGGTLPTRRSDEYRPFVRRLPEFKFCLSIIRAFVIGFMMTFFEVFDVPVFWPILLFYWVLLFILTMRKQIQHMIKYRYVPFSFGKQKYGKKPAPAESSE from the exons ATGGAATCCGAACCCACGGTTGGTGTCTCTGCGTCAGCACCACCACCAGCAGCCACCGATGATCTCCAATCGAGCAACGCATCGTCTCCAGCCGACGCCGCCGCGCGTCTGATCCACGCCGTGGAGCAGCGCCAACAGCATCTTCTCGACAAGACGGTGCCTCACGTCCTCTACCGATGGATCGCCTGCCTCGTCGTCGTCTTGATCTACTTCGTTCGCGTCTACTTGGTGGAAGGCTTCTACATCATCACCTACGCCATCGGAATCTACCTTCTCAACCTCATCATCGCCTTCCTCTCCCCTCGAGAAGATCCCGAGGCGTCGCTCACCGGCGGGACGCTTCCTACTCGTAGATCCGATGAGTATCGACCGTTCGTTCGCCGTCTCCCCGAGTTCAAATTCTG TTTATCGATCATTAGGGCATTTGTCATCGGTTTTATGATGACGTTCTTCGAGGTCTTTGACGTACCTGTTTTCTGGCCAATACTTCTTTTCTACTGGGTGCTGCTTTTTATCCTCACCATGAGGAAACAGATACAGCATATGATCAAATACAGATATGTCCCTTTCTCTTTCGGCAAACAG AAATATGGAAAGAAACCTGCTCCAGCGGAGAGCAGTGAATGA